A genomic window from Glycine soja cultivar W05 chromosome 10, ASM419377v2, whole genome shotgun sequence includes:
- the LOC114369421 gene encoding cyclin-D3-1-like gives MAIQHHNDQLEHNENVSSVLDALYCDEGKWEEEEEEKEEEEDEGENESEVTTNTATCLFPLLLLEQDLFWEDEELNSIFSKEKVQHEEAYGYNNLNSDDDNNNNNNSNNNVHLDSCLSQPRREAVEWMLKVNAHYGFSALTATLAVTYLDRFLLSFHFQREKPWMIQLVAVTCISLAAKVEETQVPLLLDLQVQDTKYLFEAKTIQRMELLVLSTLKWKMHPVTPLSFLDHIIRRLGLRTHLHWEFLRRCEHLLLSVLLDSRFVGCLPSVLATATMLHVIDQIQHSGGIEYKTQLLSVLKISKEKVDECYNAILQLSKANKYGHNNINNTSKRKYEQIPSSPSGVIDAAFCSDGSNDSWAVGSSLLYSPPEPLFKKSRTQGQQMNLSPLKRFIIGIVGTSP, from the exons ATGGCAATTCAGCACCACAATGACCAACTAGAGCATAATGAAAATGTCTCATCTGTCCTTGATGCCCTTTACTGTGACGAAGGAAAgtgggaagaggaagaggaggagaaagaagaagaagaagatgaaggtgAAAATGAAAGTGAAGTGACAACAAACACTGCAACTTGTCTTTTCCCTCTGCTCTTGTTGGAGCAAGACTTGTTCTGGGAAGATGAGGAACTAAACTCTATCTTTTCCAAAGAGAAGGTTCAACATGAAGAAGCCTATGGCTATAACAATCTGAACAGTGATGatgataataacaacaacaataatagtaataataatgtgCATTTGGACTCTTGTCTCTCTCAGCCTCGTCGTGAGGCAGTGGAATGGATGCTGAAAGTCAATGCTCACTATGGATTCTCTGCTCTCACTGCAACACTGGCCGTTACTTATCTGGATAGGTTCCTTctaagcttccattttcaaagaGAGAAGCCATGGATGATCCAGCTTGTGGCTGTCACTTGCATCTCTTTGGCTGCAAAAGTTGAAGAAACTCAAGTGCCTCTTCTCTTGGACCTTCAA GTGCAAGACACAAAGTATTTGTTTGAGGCAAAGACTATTCAGAGAATGGAGCTTCTGGTGCTGTCCACACTCAAATGGAAGATGCACCCCGTGACACCACTCTCGTTTCTAGATCACATTATAAGAAGGCTTGGATTGAGAACTCATCTTCACTGGGAGTTTCTCAGGCGCTGTGAGCATCTTCTTCTGTCTGTGCTTTTAG ATTCAAGATTTGTTGGTTGTCTTCCTTCTGTGTTGGCCACTGCAACAATGCTGCATGTTATAGACCAGATTCAACACAGTGGTGGGATAGAATACAAAACTCAGCTTCTAAGTGTTCTCAAAATTAGCAAG GAGAAAGTAGATGAGTGTTATAATGCAATTCTCCAACTCTCAAAGGCCAATAAATATGGTcataacaacatcaacaacacTAGCAAGCGCAAGTATGAGCAAATCCCAAGCAGCCCAAGTGGCGTAATTGATGCTGCATTTTGCTCTGATGGTTCCAACGATTCGTGGGCAGTGGGGTCATCATTGTTATATTCACCACCAGAGCCTCTCTTCAAGAAGAGCAGAACCCAAGGACAACAAATGAATTTGTCACCACTTAAACGGTTCATTATCGGAATTGTTGGCACCTctccttaa
- the LOC114370003 gene encoding phosphatidylinositol 3,4,5-trisphosphate 3-phosphatase and protein-tyrosine-phosphatase PTEN2A-like: MDSVPADVSNSHTINDPSKSPPAKETDRQASASVASGQDNSPHEASPRLSPTGISSWAKNLKISQPFSGSQDDSSSGNVGKSTFARITSNFGLRLSPKSPVEDDSSSETAGQSNLFGTITKGLVDSSKNAVKAVQVKARHVVSQNKRRYQEGGFDLDMTYITENIIAMGFPAGDMSSGFFGYVEGFYRNHMEEVIKFFETHHKDKYKVYNLCSERLYDASLFEGKVASFPFDDHNCPPIQLIISFCQSAYSWLKEDIENVVVVHCKAGMARTGLMISSLLVFLKFFPTAEESMDYYNQKRCVDGKGLVLPSQIRYVKYFERVLTYFNGENPPARRCMLRGFRLHRCPYWIRPSITVSDHSGVLFSTKKHPRTKDLLPEDFWFGAPKKGVMVFALPGEPGLTELAGDFKIHFHDRQGDFYCWLNTTMTENRKVLNTGDLDGFDKRKLPSPGFMVEVVLVDYNGNVVTSKIETTTKKSDESSSNNPASPTPVERSTPAQNADKESDSHDKDDVFSDGEAEQSASSRSKQTKAPSQAVEKVKNDTRVSESSRVSNEIANLSHATEQVSLGNKSSTPIRHASEPRTNVEGKTVSSLEVPSTESEFKAMAADASVFTFGDDEDYESD; the protein is encoded by the exons ATGGATTCAGTGCCTGCTGATGTGTCTAATTCACATACTATTAATGACCCGTCGAAGTCACCTCCGGCTAAAGAGACTGACAGACAAGCTTCTGCTTCTGTAGCCTCCGGGCAAGATAATTCTCCACATGAGGCATCACCTAGGCTATCTCCCACGGGCATATCATCCTGGGccaaaaacttgaaaatttcTCAGCCATTTTCTGGCTCCCAAGACGACTCATCAAGTGGAAATGTTGGGAAATCAACTTTTGCACGCATCACAAGTAATTTCGGATTGAGGTTGTCTCCAAAGTCTCCTGTAGAAGATGACAGTTCCAGTGAAACAGCTGGACAATCTAATTTGTTTGGAACTATTACGAAAGGCCTGGTCGACTCTTCTAAGAATGCAGTGAAAGCTGTGCAGGTTAAGGCACGGCATGTTGTTTCACAGAATAAACGCAGATACCAG gaAGGAGGTTTTGATTTAGATATGACATATATCACTGAAAACATTATTGCAATGGGATTCCCTGCTGGCGACATGAGCTCTGGGTTTTTCGGCTATGTTGAA GGATTTTACAGAAATCACATGGAAGAAGTGATTAAGTTTTTTGAAACTCACCATAAG GATAAATACAAAGTTTATAATCTTTGTTCTGAGCGGTTGTATGATGCATCATTGTTTGAGGGGAAG GTGGCTAGCTTCCCATTTGATGACCACAATTGCCCACCAATTCAACTGATTATATCATTCTGTCAAAGTGCTTACTCATGGTTGAAAGAAGACATTGAGAATGTTGTGGTTGTCCACTGTAAGGCTGGAATGGCAAGGACTGGGTTGATGATTTCTAGTCTTCTAGTGTTCTTAAAG TTCTTCCCAACTGCTGAGGAATCAATGGATTACTATAATCAGAAAAGATGTGTTGATGGAAAGGGACTTGTTCTGCCTAGTCAGATT AGGTATGTCAAATATTTTGAACGAGTCTTGACTTACTTTAATGGTGAAAACCCACCTGCCCGCAG GTGCATGCTTAGGGGATTCCGGCTTCACAGATGCCCTTACTGGATTAGGCCCTCTATAACCGTCTCAGATCACAGTG GTGTGTTGTTCTCAACCAAAAAGCATCCGAGAACCAAGGATCTTTTG CCAGAAGATTTTTGGTTTGGTGCACCAAAGAAGGGAGTGATGGTCTTTGCCTTGCCAGGAGAGCCTGGTCTTACAGAGTTGGCTGGGGACttcaaaatccattttcatgacCGCCAAGGAGATTTTTACtg TTGGTTAAACACAACTATGACAGAAAATAGGAAAGTATTGAACACTGGTGATCTGGATGGCTTTGACAAG AGAAAATTGCCTTCGCCGGGATTTATGGTTGAGGTTGTGCTCGTGGACTATAATGGCAATGTTGTAACTTCTAAAATTGAAACTACTACAAAAAAATCAGATGAGAGTTCAAGTAACAATCCTGCCAGTCCCACCCCAGTGGAAAGGAGCACCCCTGCACAGAATGCAGACAAAGAATCAGATAGTCATGATAAAGATGATGTGTTTTCAGATGGTGAGGCAGAGCAATCTGCTTCTTCAAGAAGCAAGCAAACAAAAGCACCTTCTCAAGCAgttgaaaaagttaaaaatgacaCCAGAGTCTCCGAATCAAGCAGAGTTTCAAATGAAATTGCAAATTTATCACATGCAACAGAACAAGTTTCCTTGGGAAACAAGAGCTCTACGCCAATTCGTCATGCTAGTGAGCCAAGAACTAACGTTGAAGGAAAAACAGTGTCCAGTCTCGAGGTGCCCAGCACAGAAAGTGAGTTTAAGGCCATGGCTGCAGATGCTTCTGTTTTTACCTTTGGAGATGATGAAGACTACGAAAGTGATTGA
- the LOC114372457 gene encoding multicopper oxidase LPR2-like, which yields MGKRTLLLKLLTLVSLLGCSSASDHLVNVSKLEMFVDELPHMPRILGYHLSDGVPRSKSFKIGMFKKKWKFHKDLPPTTVYAFGTSKHTATVPGPTIEALYGVDTHVRWQNHLPPKHILPWDPTIPTAMTNSTRGIPTVVHLHGGIHAPESDGNANAWFTSKFNQRGPTWTKKTYHYPNNQQPGNLWYHDHAMGLTRVNLLAGLLGAYIIRHPEIEDPLGLPSGDEFDRTLIVFDRSFRTDGSIFMSSIGNNPKIHPQWQPEYFGDAIIVNGKAWPRLTVRRRKYRFRIINASNARFFRFFFSNGLRFTHVASDSAYIEKPVTANETLVGPSEITDIVVDFSRSKSNVAILANDAKYPYPSGDPVNEANGKVIKFIIIPDHDQQLHTSRLPKRFLEYPLLDLSSVTHTRYVAMYEYASDIDEPTHLYLNAKPYEAPATENPKVGSTELWYVINLTEDNHPLHIHLGLFKVLDQTELVKPHDEFTECMTKINDAVKCHVDKYARGKKIEVPAHEKGWKNVFKMMPGHVTKVAVRFSYIHTNASYAFDATTEPGYVYHCHVLDHEDNAMMRPLKIIK from the exons ATGGGCAAAAGAACATTGCTCCTGAAACTACTCACTCTGGTGTCTCTTTTAGGATGCTCATCAGCTTCAGATCATTTGGTTAATGTATCCAAGTTGGAGATGTTCGTGGATGAGCTTCCTCACATGCCCAGAATCCTTGGCTATCATCTTTCAGATGGCGTCCCAAGATCTAAGTCTTTCAAGATTGGCATGTTCAAGAAGAAATGg AAATTCCACAAGGATCTGCCTCCAACAACAGTGTACGCTTTTGGAACAAGCAAGCACACAGCAACAGTTCCTGGTCCAACGATCGAGGCCCTCTATGGCGTTGACACCCACGTGAGGTGGCAAAATCACCTCCCTCCAAAACACATACTTCCCTGGGACCCAACAATCCCCACCGCAATGACCAACTCGACACGTGGAATCCCCACAGTGGTCCACCTCCACGGTGGGATCCACGCGCCAGAGAGCGACGGAAACGCCAACGCATGGTTCACATCAAAATTCAACCAAAGAGGACCCACATGGACCAAAAAAACATATCACTACCCGAACAATCAACAGCCGGGGAACCTATGGTACCATGACCATGCCATGGGGTTGACCCGAGTCAACCTTCTAGCTGGCTTACTTGGTGCCTACATCATTCGCCACCCTGAGATCGAGGACCCGCTAGGCTTACCCAGCGGTGACGAATTCGATCGAACTCTGATCGTGTTCGATCGTAGCTTCCGCACGGACGGTTCGATCTTCATGAGTTCCATTGGGAACAACCCTAAAATACACCCTCAGTGGCAGCCAGAGTACTTCGGGGACGCAATTATCGTCAACGGCAAAGCGTGGCCGCGTCTCACTGTACGACGTCGTAAGTATCGATTCCGCATAATCAACGCCAGTAACGCAAGGTTCTTTAGATTCTTCTTCAGCAACGGCTTGAGATTCACGCACGTGGCATCCGATTCGGCTTATATCGAGAAGCCCGTAACCGCCAATGAGACGCTGGTGGGGCCATCTGAGATCACAGACATAGTTGTTGACTTTTCTCGGTCCAAGAGTAACGTGGCTATTCTAGCTAACGATGCAAAATATCCTTACCCTTCTGGTGACCCTGTTAACGAGGCTAACGGCAAGGTTATCAAGTTTATCATCATACCTGATCATGATCAACAACTCCACACGTCTCGGCTCCCTAAACGCTTCTTGGAATACCCTCTTCTGGATTTATCCAGTGTGACGCACACACGGTATGTTGCTATGTACGAGTATGCCAGCGACATCGATGAGCCAACCCACTTGTACCTTAATGCGAAACCGTACGAAGCTCCGGCTACGGAAAATCCCAAGGTGGGGTCCACAGAGCTGTGGTATGTGATCAACTTGACGGAGGATAATCACCCGCTTCACATTCATTTGGGTTTGTTCAAGGTGTTGGATCAGACGGAGCTGGTGAAACCGCATGATGAGTTTACGGAATGCATGACGAAAATCAACGATGCGGTGAAGTGCCACGTGGACAAGTACGCGCGTGGCAAGAAAATAGAGGTGCCAGCTCATGAGAAAGGGTGGAAGAATGTGTTCAAGATGATGCCCGGGCATGTGACCAAGGTTGCTGTGAGGTTTTCTTACATACACACCAATGCTTCCTATGCGTTTGATGCGACCACAGAGCCTGGCTACGTCTATCATTGTCAT gTATTGGACCATGAAGACAATGCTATGATGAGACCCTTGAAAATCATCAAGTGA